The nucleotide sequence GCCTCTTGTCTGGCAATGTACTTTTCATCAGGACTTTTATCGTTGATGCGTGACTCTACACCGTACAGTTTTTGGATAAGGCTTAATACCATATCCGCTTTGCCGGTTTTATTTTTGCCTTGCAGCTTTTTTGCCTCGATAAATTTACGACGAGCGTGTGCCCAGCATCCCACTAGGGTTGCCTGTGTTTTTTCATAAGCTTGATATCCATCTACGTGCAAATAGCCTTGATATCCATCAAGATAATTGACCACGCAGGCGGCAGCCCGACTGTTATGGAAGTCGTAAAGCACAATATTAGGGATAGGATTATTCGGGGCTGGTGAATCTCGACCTGAGCAATAGACCCACATGTAGCTGTTTACTTTATCGGATTTCACCACTTTTAATGGCGTTTCATCCGCAAACAACGTGGGCTGTTTTAACAACTCTGTTTTAAGCCGTTCAACTAATGGTGCGAAGAGGGTGGCTGATTTGTCTATCCAGCTGCTCATTGTCTGGCGACTGAGCTCAATGCCATATTGCTTAAACATCGCTTCCTGGCGATAAAGCGGTAACCCGTATTGATATTTACTGGTGATAAGCTGACTGAGTAAACTGCTTGTAGCAATGCCTTTATTGATTGGCATCGCTGGCATTGAGGCTTGTTTAATCGGCGTTTGAGTCGAGGATTTATCACAGTGGCGGCAAGCGTATTTAGGCCTAATGTGCTCAATCACTTTGATTTTGGCTGGAATAAACTCAAGCTTTTCTGATTTATCCTCGCCCATTTTATGTAACTCACCGCCACAGCAATCACAGGTCTTATCGGTGATATCATGGATAACTTGCTCGCGAGGTAAGTCTTTTGGCAGTGGCTTACGCACAGGCTTTTTGCGGGTATAGCTAATGGTTTGTTGCTCGGCCTCAATGGCTTCAACAATCTCTTCCACTTCATTGAATAACTCGCCTTGCCCAACAAAGCCTTCAGCACTTTTGCCGAATTGTTTTTGTTGAGCCAAGCGCCAGCGCTCTTCCAAGGCTGCGATGAGTGCATCCTTCTGCGCTAACAGTTTTTCAAGTTCAGCAATGCGCTGTGTAAGGGCGAGTTCATTTTTCATGACGCCTATGTTAAGGCATATCGAAAGGCTTTGTAGTGCTAATTGACCTTGTTTTGATGATCATCAATTGATCGCAAATATTAAAGTAGTTGCTTACCCGTCACATCAATTTTACTGTGGCCAATGACATCATAACCCCCTAATAACCAGTGTAATTGCTGCTCGGTTAATGTCATTGTGGGTGACATGAGTTTGGGCCATTTGAACTTATGCTTATCTAATCGCTTATACCACAGCGCAAAGCCAGTGTTATCCCAATAAAGTAATTTGAGTTTGTCACGGCCTTTATTACAAAATACAAATAGCGCACCACTGAGCACCGGTAGTTCAAGCTCGGCTTCGACTAAGGCGGCTAATCCATTAATCGATTTACGAAAATCGACAGCATCGGCACATAAATAGACGGAAGGCACATCAACAAACATCCTCATGCCATTAGCCCCTTAATGATGGTAAGGATATCCGTTGTTGCTAAATCCGCTGAAAGAGTGAGTTGGCCAGTTCGGGTATCAAACAGCACTGGGTGTTGATGAGTTTGCGTGCAGACTTCAGTGGTGGTTTGTTTTAGTTGTATAAAGCGTGATTGAGTAACGTGAGATGTTTGCTCTGACACGCTTGGCTGGTACTGTTGCTTACCCAGTAAAGCGCGCTGTTTATAATAGGTGGTAATCGAGACATTATGTTGCTGGCAAAATTCGATATTAGTGCCACTAAAAGTATTGCGTTGTAAAAGTAACTGTCGCCACTGCTGACTTGTTTTGTGAGTTGTCATCACCTGCTCCAAATTTATCAATGAGCAGATATTTTCAAATAATCAGATTAACGATGCGAGGTGTGGTTCGCTGGACGGTTACCCAATCCGTACTAAATTGTGATCTAATACACTCATCATTTTCAACTCATTCTATTCTGTGAAAAATTACACCTCTGTTGAACTCGTTAGATTATCAAAGTCAGAAAAAGACGCCCGCATGCGTATTCGCATTTTGGCTGTTTCTTGCTTCTTGGAATGTCACAATCGTGCTCAAGTTGCTCGGCAACTCAAGGTTAGTCGTCGCAGTGTCAATGAATGGGTTAAAAAGTACTTAGATTCTGGCATTGATGGTTTGAAAGCCAATATGAGATCGACAAATGCGAGTAAACTTAGCGAACAGCAAAAGCGGACTCTTTATCAATATATAGACGATTTAAGTCGCTCAGAATTAGGTGGACGATTAACGGGCGTCGATATTCAATCCTATATAGAACAGCAGTTTGGTATCCATTACCATCTAAACCATGTATATAAAATATTGAAAAGTATAGGTTTAAGCTGGATTACCAGTCGTTCTAAGCACCCCAAACAATCCTTAGAAGCTCAAGCTGAATTTAAAAAAACTCATTTCTAAAACGATCGCAACGATCCCTGTTTATATTTCTTTAGATAGTGTCGATATTTGGTTTCAAGATGAAGCGCGATTTGGTCAGCAGAATACAACGACCAAACTGTGGGCAACAAAAGGCTCTCGCCCCAGAGCGGTAAAGCAGCAACAATTTGAATATGCTTATCTGTTTGGGGCTGTTTGCCCATCAACGGGGGCAACTGAAGCGTTGGTCACTCCCTTTGTTAACCGGGAGGCGATGAGGCAACACTTGAAGCAAATTTCAGAAGCAACCCACTCGGATAGGTATGCTCTTGTTATCATCGATGGCGCGGGGTGGCATACAGACGATATAGCCAAAGACTTTGATAATTTATCAGTTCTCAAATTACCTCCCTATTCTCCAGAGCTAAATCCAATAGAGCAGGTATGGCAATGGCTAAGACAACACTGTTTAGCCAATAGATGTTTTGAAGGCTATAACGATATCGTTGAGCAGTGTTGCAGTGCTTGGAATACATTTATTCAGTGCAAGGACAGAGTAAAAAGTTTGTGTACAAGAGACTGGGCCAAAGTGGGCAATATTTAATGCGGATTGGTATGATACCAATTGAACTAAAGTAAGCGTCTGGGCAACTACACCTATCTTTTAAAATTCCATGGTAACAGGCTGTCGATATCCGGTGCTGGTTGGCACAGTTCATTAAGACAGGCCATGATGTAATCAAATGGTACTAAGCCATTGACCTTGGCCGTTTCTACTATGCTGTAAAGCGTGGCACTGGCATTAGCCCCATTAGCTGTCTGACTGAATAACCAATTTTTTCGGCCAATCACAAACGGTTTTACTGCTCGCTCTGCACGATTGTTATCAATACTCAATCTGCCATCATCAACATAACGAATGAGTTTGTGCCATTGATTAGCCAGGTAATTAGCTGCCTCCATCAGTTTGGTATTACCCACTAAATTGGGCTGGTTTTGCTCAAGCCATGCTTTTAGCTTGCCTAGGATAGGCAGGCTAGCCTCTTGTCTGGCAATGTACTTTTCATCTGTAGTTTTATCTTTGATGTGTGACTCTACACCGTACAATTTCTGGATAAGGCTTAATACCATATCCGCTTTGCCGGTTTTATTTTTGCCTTGCAGCTTTTTTGCCTCGATAAATTTACGACGAGCATGAGCCCAGCATCCCACTAAGGTTGCCTGTGTTTTTTCATAAGCTTGATATCCATCAAGATAATTGACCACGCAGGCGGCAGCCCGACTGTTATGGAAGTCGTAAAGCACAATATTAGGGATAGGATTATTCGGGGCTGGTGAATCTCGACCTGAGCAATAGACCCACATGTAGCTGTTCACTTTATCGGATTTCACCACTTTTAATGGCGTTTCATCCGCAAACAACGTGGGCTGTTTTAACAGCTCTGTTTTAAGCCGTTCAACTAATGGTGCGAAGAGTGTGGCTGATTTGTCTATCCAGCTGCTCATTGTCTGGCGACTGAGCTCAATGCCATATTGCTTAAACATCGCTTCCTGGCGATAAAGCGGTAACCCGTATTGGTATTTACTGGTGATAAGCTGACTGAGTAAACTGCTTGTAGCAATGCCTTTATTGATTGGCATTGCTGGCATTGAGGCTTGTTTAATCGGCGGTTGAGTCGAGGATTTATCACAGTGGCGGCAAGCGTATTTAGGCCTAATGTGCTCAATCACTTTGATTTGGGCTGGAATAAACTCAAGCTTTTCTGATTTATCCTCGCCCATTTTATGTAACTCACTGCCACAGCAATCACAGGTCTTATCTTTGATATCATGGATAACTTGCTCGCGAGGTAAGTCTTTTGGCAGTGGCTTACGCACAGGCTTTTTGCGGGTATAGCTAATGGTTTGTTGCTCGGCCTCAACGGCTTCAACAATCTCTTCTACTTCATTGAATAACTCGCCTTGCCCAACAAAGCCTTCAGCACTTTTGCCGAATTGTTTTTGTTGAGCCAAGCGCCAGCGCTCTTCCAAGGCTGCGATGAGTGCATCCTTCTGCGCTAACAGTTTTTCAAGTTCAGCAATGCGCTGTTTAAGGGAGAGTTCATTTTTCATGACGCCTATGTTAAGGCATATCGAAAGGCTTTGTAGTGCTAATTGACCTTGTTTTGATGATCATCAATTGATCGCAAATATTAAAGTAGTTGCTTACCCGTCACATCAATTTTACTGTGGCCAATGACATCATAACCCCCTAATAACCAGTGTAATTGCTGCTCGGTTAATGTCATTGTGGGTGATATGAGTTTGGGCCATTTGAACTTATGCTTATCTAATCGCTTATACCACAGCGCAAAGCCAGTGTTATCCCAATAAAGTCATTTGAGTTTATCGTGGCCTTTATTGCAAAACACAAATAGTGCACCATTAAGGACGGACAGCTCTAGCTCTGCTTCGACTAAAGCCGCCAACCCGTTAATTGATTTACGAAAATCGACAGCATCGGCACATAAATAGACGGAAGGCACATCAACAAACATCTTCATACCATTAGCCCCTTAATGATGGTAAGGATATCTATTGTTGCTAAATCCGCTGAAAGAGTGAGTTGGCCAGTTCGCGTATTAAACAGCACTGGGTGTTGATGAGTTTGCGTGCAGACTTCAGTGGTGGTTTGTTTTAGTTGTATAAAGCGTGATTGAGTAGCGTGAGATGTTTGCTCTGACACGCTTGGCTGGTACTGTTGCTTACCCAGTAAAGCGCGCTGTTTATAATAGGTGGTAATCGAGACATTATGTTGCTGGCAAAATTCGATATTAGTGCCACTAAAAGTATTGCGTTGTAAAAGTAACTGTCGCCACTGCTGACTTGTTTTGTGAGTTGTCATCACCTGCTCCAAATTTATCAATGAGCAGATATTTTCAAATAATCAGATTAACGATGCGAGGTGTGGTTCGCTGGACGGTTACGAACTAAATATGTGATCTAATTAGTGCCTCCACTATGAATAGGTACCTATATGTCTATTACAGAGTTAGAGCGCTTCATAGACTGAACCTTAAGCATTAAGCTGTTCATAAATTCCATCTAACGTTATGTCTTTCTTAGATTTTCTCTGTTGTGCTTTTGGGGCGTTCTTCGTTATATAACGGATCGCCCAATCAATCTTATCTATTATTTCTGACCATGATTTGTGGCTAATGCACTCAAATATGGGCAGCAGCCACACATCAACATTCTTTGCAGCCTTGAATAACGAAACTGAAGGCATTATCTGCAGTGCCGTACTGCGTCTAATGCACAATGCCAATAAACTGGCCCAGACTAAGCCATCAACGATGGCTTTTTGTGCTGTAGCAAATCGCTGCCAGTTAGTATGAGATTTCAACTCTTTAAACATCAGCTCTATCTGCCAGCGACAGCGATAAATTGCCATAATATCATCTGCAGAGTAGGTTTCTCGTGGCAGATTAGTAAGCCAAATGCAAAATCGTTGTTCTTCGGCAAACCAGCGTCTTATTACCCGAAATGTCTGATTGCCTCTACAAACCGCCAAATCAAGCACCTCTGTCCGATTGGTGCGGCGCGTAATCTCTTTGAGTTTTTTGCCTGCCAACTTAGTCAGTGTTCGACCTTTACAGTTCCTCGCTTCGATGACCGTCGGGTTGAGGGATTTGGCTCCCCGAAAAATGTAGAACCCTCCATGCCGCTCAAGCTCGGCAAAGTAATCAAAGTCTGGGTAACCTGCATCTGCTAGCAGCAATTTGTTGTCCATCGTTGCTGGTTTAGGAAGATAATCTCTCTCCGAAGCCGTGTCGGCACTAATCGTCATTGCAGTAGGACTAAAGGTTTTGAGAGACATGGTCATATGGCACTCTATCGCTGCAGGGTTACGCTTAAAGCGGCTTGGATAAACAGATGCCAACTGCCTATGAACGTGAAAAGAACTACCATCTTGGAGCAACACATCATTAAAACAAGACATCTTATCGGGTAATTGAGCACATTGCTGCCGGGCAAATTGTGCGATAGCAAACTGTACTAACTGACGCATGAATAGAGGAAAAGCTTCTTTTCTGAGCTGATTGTGAAAAGGTTTGTAAGCCACATTATCCATTTCGGTCAGACACATCCCGTTGAACTGCCTGAGCAGATCGGCAATTGAAGTACAATTCCCCTTACTGAGCGCCGAAATCAGACTGAGTACAAGTTGTTCGGGCAAAATCGCTCGACATCGTTTCATGAGGCCAATATTTTTTGCCGTTTTTTGAAGAAAGTGAGCGCTAAAGAATTGCATAAACTGCTTTTTAAGAGAGATAATCAACACTGGCCTTTTTGTGTTTGATGGTTTGTTTGGCGACAATTATCAGATCACAAATAAGGCCATTTTTCTATCTAAATAAAAGCGTTAACTCTTAAGATCCTGTCTATGAGAGCGCTTAGCAAAAAAGGAAAAACGCACTCGCATTAAAGTTCGTTATCTTGCCATCTGCCATCTGCCATCTGCCATCTGTCATTTTCTTGAAGGCAAATCAAGAACAGAGATCGCAAGGTACCTAAGGGTTGCTAGAGGAAGTGTCAATAAGTGGGTCAGCCTCTACTTGACGAACGGAATTGATGGTTTAAAGGATAAGCCTAATCCAGGTCACCCATCTAGGTTAACCCCACAACAATTAGAAATGGTCGCTAGTTTTGTAAAGGAAAGAAGTGTTGCTAGTCATGGTGGACGACTACAGGCAAAAGAAGTTGGTGAGTTTATACAGGCTCAATTTGGTGTTGAATATGAAGGTAGAAATGTCTATAAGCTACTTCATCAATTAGGATTTTCTTGGATAACAAGCCGCTCCAAGCATCCTAAACAAAATGAAGAGGCTCAACGCCTTTTTAAAAACCTTCCATATGGAAACGATCCTTAACACCCCTGGCCACTTAGCGCTTGATCGGATCGATGTATGGTTTCAAGATGAAGCCAGATTTGGCCAACAAAATACGACAACTCGTGTTTGGGCGATAAAATGCTCAAGACCAAGACCAAGACCAAGACCAAGACCAAGAGCAAGAGCAAGAGCAAGAGCAAGAGCAAGAGCAAGAGCAAGAGCAATTAAGCAACAACAATTCGAATACGCCTACCTATTCGGTGCAGTCTGCCCCAGCAACGGTAAAACTGAAGCCCTAATCACACCATGTAGTAATAAAGATGTGATGATTGAGCATTTGTCATTGATCTCTCAAGCTACTCCTTCAGGGCGACATGCTGTGGTTATTATGGATGGTGCAGGTTGGCACCAACAGTATTTAGCAGACGAGTTCGATAATCTCACCATCATCAAATTGCCACCGTATTCACCTGAGCTCCATCCTGTCGAGCAAGTATGGCAATGGATGAGACAAAATGAACTAGCCAACCGTTGTTTTGATGGATACGAGGATATAGTGAATCAATGTACTAAAGCATGGAATCGTTTTAGAAGCGAGCCAAGCCGAGTAATTAAAATGTGCCATAGATGTTGGATTAATCTGGTCAATTAATTAATTCAATTGGTATAAACATCTTTCTCTTATCAATTCTTATGGGATGGACTGTTTGGCAGCAACACTGCCACCAAAATTAGGTTAAATGTTCACTCAGCGATAAGTTTAATTGTCATTGCGATGATTGACTCTTGCCACAAAACGCTGACTCAGAGCCGATGAAAATTATGTAAGGTTTCCATTGGGTTCACTTTGAAGTGTTTTTTGTGCCAAAGAAAGCTTGGTTAGAGTTTTTTATTGCGCGATAAGTGAATTATGGTGCTTTTTGATGATGGTGGCTTAGCGAAAACCAAAGGGATTAGCCCTTTCACTGGGGAAGTTCGTCATGGATAACCTTGATAGAGCGAGAGATCCGCGAGGTCCAGCCTACTGAATTTATGAATGCGCTGTGGGTAACTCTGGGGGTAAGTTGTGCGCGTCATGGTCGTAAGTTGAGTGTAAATAAATAATGACACTTTATGGCGAAAAGCGCTTGCACAATAGCGAACACTCCCTATAATGCAGCCCATCGACACGAGATGGCGCGGCAACGCAGCCGATAGTGACGACTTACTGACTACTTAAGGTATTCAGAAGTGGCGACAAGTTGTTGAATAAAACACTTGACGCACAACAGGAAATGCGTAGAATACGCATCCCTAGCCCGTAGCGGCAACGTTCTTTAACAAGTAGAAGACAAGCAAATCTGTGTGGACATTCACAGTAGTTGATAAATCGACAACGATTTAACACGTCTCGCAAGAGACTTCAACGAACGATGTCCGCATAACATGCAAATTTGATGATTTATCATCGAATCGACAGAATTCATTGAGCAGGACTTTCGGGTCCGAACAAAACTTTAATTGAAGAGTTTGATCATGGCTCAGATTGAACGCTGGCGGCAGGCCTAACACATGCAAGTCGAGCGGCAGCGGGAAGTAACTTGTTACTTTGCCGGCGAGCGGCGGACGGGTGAGTAATGCCTGGGAATTTGCCCATTGGTGGGGGATAACAGTTGGAAACGACTGCTAATACCGCATACGCCCTACGGGGGAAAGCAGGGGAGCCTTCGGGTCCTTGCGCTGATGGATAAGCCCAGGTGGGATTAGCTAGTAGGTGAGGTAAAGGCTCACCTAGGCGACGATCCCTAGCTGTTCTGAGAGGATGATCAGCCACACTGGGACTGAGATACGGCCCAGACTCCTACGGGAGGCAGCAGTGGGGAATATTGCACAATGGGGGAAACCCTGATGCAGCCATGCCGCGTGTGTGAAGAAGGCCTTCGGGTTGTAAAGCACTTTCAGTAGGGAGGAAAGGTTGACGGTTAATACCCGTTAGCTGTGACGTTACCTACAGAAGAAGGACCGGCTAACTCCGTGCCAGCAGCCGCGGTAATACGGAGGGTCCGAGCGTTAATCGGAATTACTGGGCGTAAAGCGTGCGCAGGCGGTTTGTTAAGCGAGATGTGAAAGCCCGGGCTCAACCTGGGAATTGCATTTTGAACTGGCAAACTAGAGTCTTGTAGAGGGGGGTAGAATTTCAGGTGTAGCGGTGAAATGCGTAGAGATCTGAAGGAATACCGGTGGCGAAGGCGGCCCCCTGGACAAAGACTGACGCTCATGCACGAAAGCGTGGGGAGCAAACAGGATTAGATACCCTGGTAGTCCACGCCGTAAACGATGTCTACTCGGAGTTTGGTGTCTTGAACACTGGGCTCTCAAGCTAACGCATTAAGTAGACCGCCTGGGGAGTACGGCCGCAAGGTTAAAACTCAAATGAATTGACGGGGGCCCGCACAAGCGGTGGAGCATGTGGTTTAA is from Shewanella sp. SNU WT4 and encodes:
- a CDS encoding IS66 family transposase, translating into MKNELALTQRIAELEKLLAQKDALIAALEERWRLAQQKQFGKSAEGFVGQGELFNEVEEIVEAIEAEQQTISYTRKKPVRKPLPKDLPREQVIHDITDKTCDCCGGELHKMGEDKSEKLEFIPAKIKVIEHIRPKYACRHCDKSSTQTPIKQASMPAMPINKGIATSSLLSQLITSKYQYGLPLYRQEAMFKQYGIELSRQTMSSWIDKSATLFAPLVERLKTELLKQPTLFADETPLKVVKSDKVNSYMWVYCSGRDSPAPNNPIPNIVLYDFHNSRAAACVVNYLDGYQGYLHVDGYQAYEKTQATLVGCWAHARRKFIEAKKLQGKNKTGKADMVLSLIQKLYGVESRINDKSPDEKYIARQEASLPILGKLKAWLEQNQPNLVGNTKLMEAANYLANQWHKLIRYVDDGRLSIDNNRAERAVKPFVIGRKNWLFSQTANGAHASATLYSIVETAKVNGLVPFDYIMACLNELCQPAPDIDSLLPWNFKR
- the tnpB gene encoding IS66 family insertion sequence element accessory protein TnpB (TnpB, as the term is used for proteins encoded by IS66 family insertion elements, is considered an accessory protein, since TnpC, encoded by a neighboring gene, is a DDE family transposase.), with translation MRMFVDVPSVYLCADAVDFRKSINGLAALVEAELELPVLSGALFVFCNKGRDKLKLLYWDNTGFALWYKRLDKHKFKWPKLMSPTMTLTEQQLHWLLGGYDVIGHSKIDVTGKQLL
- a CDS encoding IS66 family insertion sequence element accessory protein TnpB, giving the protein MTTHKTSQQWRQLLLQRNTFSGTNIEFCQQHNVSITTYYKQRALLGKQQYQPSVSEQTSHVTQSRFIQLKQTTTEVCTQTHQHPVLFDTRTGQLTLSADLATTDILTIIKGLMA
- a CDS encoding IS630 family transposase (programmed frameshift); amino-acid sequence: MRIRILAVSCFLECHNRAQVARQLKVSRRSVNEWVKKYLDSGIDGLKANMRSTNASKLSEQQKRTLYQYIDDLSRSELGGRLTGVDIQSYIEQQFGIHYHLNHVYKILKSIGLSWITSRSKHPKQSLEAQAEFKKTHFKTIATIPVYISLDSVDIWFQDEARFGQQNTTTKLWATKGSRPRAVKQQQFEYAYLFGAVCPSTGATEALVTPFVNREAMRQHLKQISEATHSDRYALVIIDGAGWHTDDIAKDFDNLSVLKLPPYSPELNPIEQVWQWLRQHCLANRCFEGYNDIVEQCCSAWNTFIQCKDRVKSLCTRDWAKVGNI
- a CDS encoding IS66 family transposase, yielding MKNELSLKQRIAELEKLLAQKDALIAALEERWRLAQQKQFGKSAEGFVGQGELFNEVEEIVEAVEAEQQTISYTRKKPVRKPLPKDLPREQVIHDIKDKTCDCCGSELHKMGEDKSEKLEFIPAQIKVIEHIRPKYACRHCDKSSTQPPIKQASMPAMPINKGIATSSLLSQLITSKYQYGLPLYRQEAMFKQYGIELSRQTMSSWIDKSATLFAPLVERLKTELLKQPTLFADETPLKVVKSDKVNSYMWVYCSGRDSPAPNNPIPNIVLYDFHNSRAAACVVNYLDGYQAYEKTQATLVGCWAHARRKFIEAKKLQGKNKTGKADMVLSLIQKLYGVESHIKDKTTDEKYIARQEASLPILGKLKAWLEQNQPNLVGNTKLMEAANYLANQWHKLIRYVDDGRLSIDNNRAERAVKPFVIGRKNWLFSQTANGANASATLYSIVETAKVNGLVPFDYIMACLNELCQPAPDIDSLLPWNFKR
- a CDS encoding IS66 family insertion sequence element accessory protein TnpB; the encoded protein is MTTHKTSQQWRQLLLQRNTFSGTNIEFCQQHNVSITTYYKQRALLGKQQYQPSVSEQTSHATQSRFIQLKQTTTEVCTQTHQHPVLFNTRTGQLTLSADLATIDILTIIKGLMV
- a CDS encoding IS4 family transposase, giving the protein MLIISLKKQFMQFFSAHFLQKTAKNIGLMKRCRAILPEQLVLSLISALSKGNCTSIADLLRQFNGMCLTEMDNVAYKPFHNQLRKEAFPLFMRQLVQFAIAQFARQQCAQLPDKMSCFNDVLLQDGSSFHVHRQLASVYPSRFKRNPAAIECHMTMSLKTFSPTAMTISADTASERDYLPKPATMDNKLLLADAGYPDFDYFAELERHGGFYIFRGAKSLNPTVIEARNCKGRTLTKLAGKKLKEITRRTNRTEVLDLAVCRGNQTFRVIRRWFAEEQRFCIWLTNLPRETYSADDIMAIYRCRWQIELMFKELKSHTNWQRFATAQKAIVDGLVWASLLALCIRRSTALQIMPSVSLFKAAKNVDVWLLPIFECISHKSWSEIIDKIDWAIRYITKNAPKAQQRKSKKDITLDGIYEQLNA
- a CDS encoding IS630 family transposase (programmed frameshift), whose translation is MKVRYLAICHLPSAICHFLEGKSRTEIARYLRVARGSVNKWVSLYLTNGIDGLKDKPNPGHPSRLTPQQLEMVASFVKERSVASHGGRLQAKEVGEFIQAQFGVEYEGRNVYKLLHQLGFSWITSRSKHPKQNEEAQRLFKNFHMETILNTPGHLALDRIDVWFQDEARFGQQNTTTRVWAIKCSRPRPRPRPRPRARARARARARARARAIKQQQFEYAYLFGAVCPSNGKTEALITPCSNKDVMIEHLSLISQATPSGRHAVVIMDGAGWHQQYLADEFDNLTIIKLPPYSPELHPVEQVWQWMRQNELANRCFDGYEDIVNQCTKAWNRFRSEPSRVIKMCHRCWINLVN